The following proteins are encoded in a genomic region of Asterias amurensis chromosome 5, ASM3211899v1:
- the LOC139936907 gene encoding uncharacterized protein has protein sequence MSEDSDYRSFTQFGDSQEAQTIPPISSFTNRNTRRSSAGSEDCTQPGGFYRELTLEVIDPNTSDSNSSQSSSPTRLTMQPQSQQQQQQQQQQQQQQQQPVGTHQQQYATAVAAAVAAAYQAHAQEMNMSATTMVPSTGSTSIITSVTSGANMVQQQPQALPLHMQGSNSSLLGQALQAANDMGGMPVLQLAVQHHQQQQQLLHAVQVAQQQRQQQQHQQQQQQQQQHCDTMISPTQAVSHNAENVTTNETEQRENKSPLISLMPAASLSTPASTQCQDQTSNMLTLAASAQLQTPNSISQLSTTSTTSSSSLPSNVYGVPTATVPSSNACVSPEMTSISMGLIPSHYMQLTNNVMPPMQQMQSHAQPGGTDQGIIPADQQLMGQAMPDVITNNNNIDMLNMSVGSSSRSSTSSKRRNNKKPVPPSDKDDKYFERRNRNNLAAKRSRDSRKKREDQVSMRATFLEKENEILRAQLDTLRQEFNSLKHLLAHQRPINMQTQMPVQMMQSHQSHKNMLQQ, from the exons ATGAGCGAGGATTCAGATTACAGAAGTTTTACCCAGTTTGGTGATTCACAGGAGGCTCAAACTATACCACCAATCAGTTCATTTACAAACAGGAACACACGACGATCCTCTGCAG GTTCTGAAGATTGTACCCAGCCTGGAGGCTTCTACCGGGAGTTGACTCTTGAAGTCATTGACCCCAATACATCAGACTCCAACTCCAGTCAGTCTAGTAGCCCAACGAGATTGACCATGCAGCCGCAGtcacaacagcaacagcagcaacaacagcaacaacaacagcaacagcaacagccgGTCGGTACTCATCAGCAGCAGTATGCAACAGCTGTAGCTGCTGCTGTTGCAGCAGCCTATCAAGCTCACGCCCAGGAGATGAACATGTCAGCAACAACCATGGTCCCCAGTACGGGAAGCACATCCATTATTACGTCGGTGACCAGTGGTGCAAACATGGTGCAGCAGCAGCCTCAAGCTCTACCTTTACATATGCAGGGTTCTAATTCCTCGCTACTCGGTCAGGCACTACAGGCTGCCAATGACATGGGTGGCATGCCGGTGCTGCAGCTAGCTGTGCAGCATcatcaacagcagcagcaacttCTTCATGCTGTGCAGGTAGCACAGCAGCAacggcaacaacaacaacaccaacaacaacaacaacaacagcaacaacactgTGATACGATGATCTCGCCCACGCAAGCTGTCAGCCACAATGCTG AAAATGTCACCACAAATGAGACCGAACAACGAGAAAACAAGTCTCCTCTTATCAGTTTAATGCCTGCCGCTAGCCTATCAACCCCGGCGTCCACCCAGTGCCAAGACCAGACAAGTAACATGCTAACCCTGGCCGCCTCAGCACAGCTCCAGACCCCTAATTCCATCAGCCAGCTTTCTACCACCTCCACCACGTCCTCAAGCAGCCTACCGAGCAATGTCTACGGTGTACCCACGGCTACGGTACCATCAAGCAACGCCTGTGTCTCGCCCGAGATGACGAGTATTTCCATGGGCCTTATCCCGTCCCACTACATGCAGCTCACCAACAACGTCATGCCGCCAATGCAACAGATGCAAAGCCACGCCCAACCTGGAGGCACAGATCAGGGAATAATACCTGCAGATCAACAACTAATGGGACAGGCTATGCCAGACGTTATAACGAATAATAACAACATTGATATGCTAAACA TGTCTGTAGGGAGCTCATCACGCAGCAGCACTTCATCAAAGAGACGAAACAACAAGAAGCCAGTCCCACCCTCAGATAAAGATGATAAATACTTTGAGCGAAGGAACCGCAACAACCTGGCTGCTAAAAGATCGCGAGATTCCCGCAAGAAACGAGAGGATCAAGTCTCCATGCGGGCCACGTTTCTCGAGAAAGAGAACGAGATTTTACGAGCTCAGTTGGACACACTACGTCAAGAGTTCAACTCCCTGAAACATCTTCTTGCACATCAGCGGCCTATTAATATGCAGACACAGATGCCGGTACAAATGATGCAATCTCATCAATCACATAAAAACATGTTACAACAGTAA
- the LOC139936906 gene encoding uncharacterized protein, which produces MEFQLKGRTLRPCFLQRVPDEINKQINMHGFVITQTPHILGGTVFLLVFVAFISQATGQEVTNECDSDNTCWYVEPRVKTVSVRSWRCAWLWKCRTYKVPTGQHETVCRCCPGWKGDAKDCTRCPDGQFGYKCRETCECTDDVDLTQCDPRNGACFKEASYQEIDDTSCSSSMNCTNAQMCNPQNNTCDCPAMWKGEKCNIHSTCPDGFYGEVCGRECQCNNGTSQCDPLTGECMCYGGWMGLTCNETCPEGFYGENCSMVCDCLASASECDPVSGDCLCPAGYYGSSCSSKCPDGRFGPSCQSPCTCDNSTETCNRINGTCIDKDNSEVTANNDDPLPNSSAGPVVGAIIASALVVALLVFVILFLRRRSKQSNQTRVALVKNDPGIVQNPCYANPIDEGDMVTSSSPMPFQHFVVGGATYAVPDSATGNSSGCNVGGFEESYSHLQPTTVYSINPYQSTRDQNDYSHLTRDDRQLQANPPPTDISNDARYAETTRVIQSKPNEYDNLNRGVKQPGGVKYEVVI; this is translated from the exons TTCCAGCTGAAGGGACGAACCTTGCGCCCTTGCTTTTTGCAACGTGTACCAGATGAGataaataaacagataaacatgCATGGTTTCGTCATCACTCAAACTCCACATATTCTTGGTGGAACTGTTTTTCTGCTAGTCTTCGTCGCGTTTATTTCACAGGCGACTGGACAAGAGGTTACGAACGAATGTGACAGCGATAATACATGTTG GTATGTTGAACCACGGGTGAAAACAGTCAGCGTTCGATCATGGCGTTGTGCATGGCTTTGGAAATG CCGGACGTACAAAGTCCCAACCGGACAACATGAGACAGTTTGCCGCTGCTGCCCGGGGTGGAAAGGTGACGCTAAAGATTGTACAC GCTGTCCCGATGGCCAATTTGGTTATAAATGTAGGGAAACATGTGAATGTACTGATGATGTTGACTTGACCCAGTGTGATCCACGGAATGGTGCATGCTTCAAAGAAGCATCGTATCAGGAAATAGACGACACAAGCTGCAGCAGTAGTATGAATTGTACCAACGCACAAATGTGTAACCCACAAAATAACACATGTGATTGTCCTGCTATGTGGAAAGGAGAAAAATGCAACATTCACTCGAC ATGTCCAGATGGATTTTACGGGGAGGTTTGTGGTCGTGAATGTCAATGCAACAACGGAACATCACAATGTGACCCGTTGACAGGAGAGTGTATGTGTTACGGAGGCTGGATGGGACTTACATGCAATGAGACATGCCCGGAGGGGTTCTATGGAGAGAACTGCTCCATGGTGTGTGACTGCCTAGCTAGTGCATCAGAGTGCGACCCAGTTAGCGGTGACTGCCTCTGCCCGGCTGGGTACTATGGTTCAAG CTGTTCATCCAAATGCCCCGACGGCCGTTTCGGTCCGAGCTGTCAGTCTCCATGCACGTGTGACAACTCTACTGAGACATGCAACAGGATCAACGGGACTTGCATAG ACAAAGATAACTCGGAAGTGACTGCAAATAATGATGACCCTTTACCAAACTCATCAGCTGGTCCAGTGGTAGGTGCCATCATTGCCAGCGCCCTCGTTGTTGCTCTTCTTGTCTTCGTTATTTTGTTTCTAAGAAGAAGATCGAAACAATCCAATCAAACAAG GGTCGCACTTGTGAAGAATGATCCTGGGATAGTCCAAAATCCGTGCTATGCCAATCCCATAG ATGAAGGTGACATGGTGACGTCAAGCTCACCTATGCCTTTCCAACATTTCGTCGTTGGGGGCGCTACCTACGCCGTGCCCGATAGCGCAACTGGAAATTCTTCAGGTTGCAACGTGGGGGGCTTTGAAGAAAGCTACAGCCACCTTCAACCTACGACTGTTTACAGCATCAATCCCTATCAATCTACTAGAGATCAAAATGACTACAGTCACCTGACCAGAGATGATCGACAGTTGCAGGCAAACCCTCCTCCAACTGACATCTCAAATGACGCGCGTTACGCAGAGACCACCCGCGTTATCCAATCCAAACCGAATGAGTATGACAACCTCAATCGTGGGGTCAAACAGCCTGGTGGCGTCAAGTACGAGGTTGTAATCTAA